The stretch of DNA AAGAATTTATTGGAGTCTGGCGGGATCGCCACATAAGGCGGTTGGCACGTCTTGGCTAATCCGGGAGGTCAGTAAGAGGCCCTTCCGTTTTGCCCGTTCCCCAAAGAGGGCCAGAACCCGGTCAATAAAGAGGGACAAGTCGAAGTCCAGTAATTCGAGAGACAGTTTTCCGGATTCGATCTTGGAGAAATCCAGAATGTCGTTGATGATGACCATCAAGGCATCGCCGGACGAGCGGATGGTCTGGGCACAGTCCAGCTGTTCGGCGGTGAGGGGCGTATCGAGCAGCCAGTCCGTCATGCCTAGGACGCCGTTCATGGGGGTACGGATTTCGTGACTCATGGTGGCGAGGAACTCAGATTTGATCCGAGCCCCCTCGATCGCCGCATCACGGGCTTGAGTGAGTGTGGCCTGGCTCTCCCGGAGTTCCCGGAGCACTTGGCTGGCCCGAACCATATACCGAATTCGGTTGGTGAGCAGCATCGCATTCAGCGGTTTGAGGATAAAGTCGGTTGCACCGGCATCGTAGGCCTTGGTGATGGACTCAAAGTCGTCCAGGCCGGTCATGATCAGAATCGGAGTATGTTCTCCGGCCGGCAACCGGCGTAATGCCGCACAGGTGGCGAATCCGTCCATGCCCGGCATCATCACGTCGAGGAGCACCACGTCCGGCGGGCATTTCTCAAAGAGCTCGCAGGCTTCAATCCCGTTTTCAGCCTCCATCACCGCCCAGCCTGCTTGTTCCAATGACTCGCGAGCGAACATACGG from Nitrospira sp. encodes:
- a CDS encoding response regulator, which gives rise to MNLLTPGRAPCALVTDDDIIIRMFARESLEQAGWAVMEAENGIEACELFEKCPPDVVLLDVMMPGMDGFATCAALRRLPAGEHTPILIMTGLDDFESITKAYDAGATDFILKPLNAMLLTNRIRYMVRASQVLRELRESQATLTQARDAAIEGARIKSEFLATMSHEIRTPMNGVLGMTDWLLDTPLTAEQLDCAQTIRSSGDALMVIINDILDFSKIESGKLSLELLDFDLSLFIDRVLALFGERAKRKGLLLTSRISQDVPTALCGDPARLQ